One window from the genome of Pseudanabaena yagii GIHE-NHR1 encodes:
- a CDS encoding DUF6972 family protein: MAGIKRRIAPDPRSSLIDKHLPNTTQVQRLLRREGRAHIFSDRETLEKVIQAIILDGERTGIDDETSNSHYERRLVKPLI; this comes from the coding sequence ATGGCAGGAATAAAACGACGTATTGCTCCCGATCCTAGATCAAGTTTGATTGATAAACATTTGCCAAATACGACTCAAGTTCAACGATTGCTAAGAAGGGAAGGGAGGGCGCATATTTTTAGCGATCGCGAAACCTTAGAAAAAGTTATTCAGGCTATCATCTTAGATGGAGAACGCACTGGCATTGATGATGAAACCAGCAATTCTCATTATGAACGAAGGCTAGTCAAACCGTTGATATAG
- the rsmA gene encoding 16S rRNA (adenine(1518)-N(6)/adenine(1519)-N(6))-dimethyltransferase RsmA, translated as MTNLDKPIDSSNKIRPRKQFGQHWLRSDAVLNKILRAGQLQPSDRILEIGPGTGNLTRLLLPFVESLTAVEIDRDLCAKLRNTMKQPNFQLIEGSILEIPLPSQTNKVIANIPYNITGEILKKLLGTLAEPVQQFEQIVLLVQKEIGDRLAAKAGHKAYNALSVRIQYLADCQFICDVPASAFYPPPKVNSAVVRIIPRPPITPASDPKFLERLITLGFATKRKMLRNNLISEIARDRLVEILEAMGINAQVRAEDLDVAQWVALGEAVLKTKA; from the coding sequence ATGACCAATCTCGATAAACCCATTGATAGCTCGAACAAAATCCGCCCACGTAAACAATTTGGACAACATTGGTTGCGGAGTGATGCGGTACTTAACAAAATTTTGCGAGCGGGACAATTACAACCAAGCGATCGCATTTTAGAAATTGGACCAGGGACGGGCAATCTTACCCGTTTGCTACTGCCCTTTGTGGAGTCACTGACAGCAGTAGAAATTGATCGCGATCTTTGTGCAAAGCTTCGTAACACCATGAAGCAGCCAAATTTTCAATTAATTGAAGGTAGCATTCTGGAGATTCCCCTTCCTTCCCAAACTAATAAAGTCATTGCCAATATTCCCTACAACATCACAGGGGAAATCCTCAAAAAGCTATTAGGAACTCTCGCCGAACCAGTGCAGCAATTTGAGCAAATTGTCTTGCTAGTGCAAAAGGAAATCGGCGATCGCCTTGCCGCTAAAGCAGGACACAAAGCCTACAATGCCCTCAGTGTCAGGATTCAATATCTTGCGGATTGTCAATTTATTTGTGATGTCCCTGCCTCGGCATTCTATCCACCACCAAAGGTCAATTCGGCAGTTGTTCGCATTATTCCGCGCCCACCAATCACACCCGCCAGTGATCCTAAATTTCTAGAGCGCTTGATTACCCTTGGTTTTGCCACGAAACGCAAGATGCTCCGCAACAATCTCATCTCAGAAATCGCTCGAGATCGCTTAGTTGAAATTTTAGAAGCAATGGGAATCAACGCACAGGTACGCGCCGAAGATCTAGATGTAGCTCAGTGGGTAGCCCTCGGTGAAGCTGTTCTCAAAACCAAAGCATAA
- a CDS encoding site-2 protease family protein, whose product MRSTPFIPIAVFILTLALIGWGYIRSRKFGKLGLLSWLQFVALMSPWLVYFGLFVSGVFINFTTLLFLLLGSTIAYVAIGNQLRKVATAERSEIEQKLKRDLEASSDRANLQSDSANNQSPTQPVNTPIAVAMSQGKTQLRLFKALPPEDLKLIQGIFGIETYYLTETIPYQEGAIFKGNLRGEPDVVHDRLTTSLRDRLGNKYNLFLVEGQDRKPVVIVLPHRDIAVDNDTIPQRILIAVLIFANAYTALSLGAQVAGIPAAQTAQDYLAGLPFALGVATILGIRELAMRFMANKYKVKLSLPFLLPSSQLGSFGAFSRIFSPLPNRQALFDIAIAPAVASGLLSLIVLIAGLYLSAIGMGSIEIPSQIFQASVLAGTLAKLFLGDALHNNLISIHPLVILGWLGSAITALNLMPAGQLDGGRIVQSVYGRRIASWTTVLTLIFLVIATVINPLALYWGGIVLILLRDLERPMLNELSELDGDREALGVVALFWMVVTLLPLTSGVAERLGIGSGGGLIP is encoded by the coding sequence ATGAGATCAACCCCATTTATTCCTATTGCCGTATTTATCCTTACCCTTGCCCTGATCGGTTGGGGATACATCCGATCGCGCAAATTTGGCAAACTCGGACTACTTTCTTGGCTGCAATTCGTAGCCTTGATGTCGCCTTGGTTAGTTTACTTTGGCTTGTTTGTCTCAGGTGTTTTTATTAATTTCACAACGCTATTGTTTCTATTACTCGGTTCGACGATCGCCTATGTGGCGATCGGCAACCAATTGCGTAAGGTGGCTACTGCTGAGAGATCAGAGATCGAACAAAAGCTAAAACGGGATCTTGAAGCTAGTAGCGATCGCGCTAATTTGCAGAGCGATTCGGCAAATAATCAATCCCCAACTCAACCTGTAAATACGCCCATTGCTGTAGCCATGTCTCAGGGGAAGACACAGCTAAGACTGTTTAAAGCGCTCCCTCCCGAAGACCTGAAGCTGATACAGGGTATTTTTGGGATTGAAACCTATTACCTCACCGAGACGATTCCCTATCAAGAGGGAGCCATTTTTAAAGGTAATTTGCGCGGTGAGCCTGATGTTGTCCACGATCGCTTAACGACATCTTTGCGCGATCGTCTTGGTAATAAATACAATCTATTTTTGGTAGAAGGTCAAGACCGCAAGCCTGTGGTGATTGTGCTGCCACATCGAGATATTGCCGTTGATAATGACACAATTCCTCAAAGGATTTTGATTGCGGTATTGATTTTTGCAAATGCTTATACAGCCTTGAGTTTAGGAGCACAGGTAGCTGGTATTCCCGCCGCACAGACTGCTCAAGACTATTTAGCAGGATTGCCCTTTGCCCTTGGTGTTGCCACGATTTTAGGCATTCGTGAACTTGCAATGCGATTTATGGCAAATAAATATAAAGTCAAGCTGAGTTTGCCATTTCTCTTGCCTTCATCACAATTAGGCTCCTTTGGTGCATTTAGCCGCATTTTTTCACCCCTGCCAAATCGTCAGGCTCTATTCGATATTGCGATCGCCCCAGCAGTTGCTAGTGGCTTGTTATCTTTAATCGTACTGATTGCAGGTTTATATCTATCGGCGATCGGTATGGGTAGTATTGAGATCCCTAGCCAGATTTTCCAAGCTTCGGTATTAGCAGGAACCCTTGCCAAGCTATTTCTCGGTGATGCGCTCCATAATAATTTGATCTCAATTCATCCTCTAGTAATTTTGGGTTGGCTTGGTTCCGCGATTACGGCTCTAAACTTGATGCCTGCGGGACAGTTGGATGGTGGTCGCATTGTCCAATCCGTTTATGGACGGAGGATCGCTAGTTGGACAACGGTATTAACGCTAATTTTCTTGGTAATTGCCACGGTGATTAATCCCCTTGCGCTCTATTGGGGCGGTATTGTCTTAATTCTCTTGCGCGATCTCGAACGTCCAATGCTGAATGAATTGTCAGAACTAGATGGCGATCGCGAGGCTTTAGGAGTTGTGGCTTTGTTTTGGATGGTGGTGACTTTATTACCGCTTACTTCTGGTGTAGCAGAGAGGCTCGGCATCGGTAGTGGTGGCGGGCTAATTCCTTAA
- a CDS encoding ATP-binding protein, whose protein sequence is MLDETREFIYTRQVRIASLLLYQNVLDQAPWEAYEKLLKSLANYALDGHENSSRQLSYLFAYGQWFRAIAATGYNWRDYVILQILTSENPFSQLAQVKDFSQLPMSLISAVKHDLKILEEMSLWGGDKLVDFVSSASNNHVSWQLCPSDLSRLSESKRSLILKFQATDDWTQLLPELADYYKHSGTGIFTDYEAFRWRKGHLEGISYPDLVLLSDLVGYENQRQVLYKNTEAFLVGYHALHVLLYGSRGTGKSSMVKSLLYAYRDRGLRLVEVAKDDLKDLPIIAEVLRKVPQKFIIFVDDLSFEEESEDYKALKVVLEGNLSAQPHNLLVYATSNRRHLLREYFSDRPTLKTLSNSEEVNPWDTVQEKLSLSDRFGLTLTFLKADQEIYLKIVHHLAKRAGITLPIEDLDFRALQWATRNNGQSGRTAQQFIDFLQADLGIQK, encoded by the coding sequence ATGCTTGACGAAACAAGGGAATTTATTTATACGCGGCAGGTGAGAATTGCTTCGCTATTGCTCTATCAAAATGTCTTAGATCAAGCACCTTGGGAAGCCTACGAAAAACTGTTGAAGTCGCTAGCAAACTACGCTCTAGATGGTCATGAAAATAGTTCACGACAGCTTAGTTACCTCTTTGCCTATGGTCAGTGGTTTCGAGCGATCGCCGCGACAGGCTATAACTGGCGCGACTATGTGATTTTGCAAATCTTGACTTCTGAGAATCCGTTTAGCCAATTAGCTCAAGTTAAGGATTTCTCACAACTGCCGATGTCCTTAATTTCTGCGGTCAAGCATGATCTCAAAATCTTAGAAGAGATGAGTTTATGGGGTGGAGATAAACTGGTTGATTTTGTGAGTTCTGCGAGCAATAACCATGTGTCTTGGCAATTGTGTCCCAGTGATTTATCGAGACTTTCGGAATCTAAGCGATCGCTAATTCTCAAATTTCAAGCAACCGATGATTGGACGCAACTTTTACCTGAACTTGCCGATTATTACAAGCATTCAGGCACAGGTATATTCACCGATTATGAAGCTTTCCGTTGGCGCAAAGGTCATTTAGAGGGAATATCCTATCCTGATCTGGTGCTGTTATCAGATCTTGTTGGCTATGAGAACCAGCGTCAGGTACTTTACAAAAATACAGAAGCATTTCTAGTTGGTTATCATGCTCTCCATGTCCTGCTTTATGGCAGCCGTGGTACGGGCAAATCCTCTATGGTGAAGTCTCTGCTCTATGCCTATCGCGATCGCGGACTACGTCTAGTCGAGGTTGCCAAGGACGATCTCAAGGACTTACCAATCATTGCGGAAGTCCTGCGAAAAGTTCCTCAGAAGTTCATTATCTTTGTTGATGATTTATCCTTTGAAGAAGAAAGTGAGGACTATAAGGCGCTCAAGGTAGTTTTGGAGGGCAATCTATCGGCTCAGCCCCACAATCTATTGGTTTATGCCACTTCTAATCGCCGCCATCTATTGCGTGAATACTTTAGCGATCGCCCAACGCTCAAAACCTTGAGTAATAGTGAAGAGGTTAATCCTTGGGATACAGTTCAAGAAAAATTGTCCTTAAGCGATCGCTTTGGCTTGACCTTGACCTTCCTCAAAGCGGATCAAGAAATTTACCTCAAAATCGTACATCACCTCGCGAAACGAGCAGGCATTACATTACCAATTGAAGATCTTGATTTTCGTGCATTGCAATGGGCAACTCGCAATAATGGTCAATCAGGACGCACTGCCCAACAATTTATCGACTTTTTACAAGCAGATCTCGGAATTCAAAAATGA
- a CDS encoding OmpA family protein produces MRSTIKRMLNCGFDIEQGYCAVAVTNSPTPDKSISKPSGNSQQADHPLLTLLVRGAVLGVGAIAGIVTGLAIAFLRPDLVWQPSFNFLNYKKQQFTLSSEALFDVDKASIRPESFRLLDEVAAQLPLDKGKRVRINGHVDAATGNALTLSYLRASAVRDYLARLRGEQNYYWMVIGYGTTRPLASSAGEGNSKSNRRIEIFVDD; encoded by the coding sequence ATGAGATCCACAATTAAGCGTATGCTCAATTGTGGATTTGATATTGAGCAAGGATATTGTGCGGTTGCTGTGACAAATTCACCAACTCCAGATAAATCAATCAGTAAACCTTCGGGTAATTCGCAACAAGCGGATCATCCTCTGTTGACTTTGCTCGTGCGCGGTGCAGTTTTAGGTGTAGGTGCGATCGCAGGAATTGTCACTGGATTAGCGATCGCCTTTCTGCGCCCAGATTTAGTATGGCAACCCTCATTTAACTTTTTAAACTATAAGAAGCAGCAATTTACGCTCTCATCAGAGGCTTTGTTTGATGTAGATAAGGCAAGCATCCGTCCCGAAAGTTTTCGTTTGCTCGATGAGGTGGCGGCGCAATTACCCCTAGACAAAGGCAAGCGAGTGAGAATTAATGGACATGTGGATGCGGCTACGGGGAATGCTCTAACTTTGTCCTATTTGCGGGCTTCGGCGGTTAGAGATTATTTGGCTAGACTGCGTGGTGAGCAAAACTACTATTGGATGGTGATCGGTTATGGGACAACCCGTCCTCTGGCTAGTAGTGCTGGTGAAGGCAACAGCAAAAGTAATCGCCGCATCGAGATTTTTGTAGATGACTAG
- the rsfS gene encoding ribosome silencing factor gives MTIATDIPTSPDLQLSQREQEQSYQIAKAAAIAADDRKGENIVLLAIGEVSSLAEYFVIASGFSKAQVRAIAGATEEAIEEKFGRKPRHIAGEQDGTWILLDYGDVIVHAMMAQEREYYDLEAFWGHAPKLEVAFPVAE, from the coding sequence ATGACCATCGCCACCGATATCCCTACCTCCCCAGATCTCCAACTTAGTCAAAGAGAACAAGAACAAAGCTATCAAATCGCCAAGGCGGCGGCGATCGCTGCTGACGATCGCAAGGGAGAGAATATCGTTTTGCTAGCGATCGGTGAAGTTTCTAGTTTGGCAGAGTATTTTGTCATTGCCTCAGGATTTTCTAAGGCACAGGTACGGGCGATCGCAGGTGCTACCGAAGAGGCGATCGAAGAAAAGTTTGGACGTAAGCCTAGACATATCGCAGGTGAACAGGATGGCACATGGATTTTGCTGGACTATGGTGATGTGATTGTCCATGCAATGATGGCTCAGGAACGTGAATATTATGACCTAGAGGCATTTTGGGGACATGCACCAAAGTTAGAAGTGGCTTTTCCTGTTGCAGAATAG
- a CDS encoding ribonuclease Z → MQITFLGTSSGVPTRGRNVSSVAVRLPQRAEVWLLDCGEATQHQLLRSDVKISQITKIFITHMHGDHIFGLPGLLASCGMAGNVSHIDIYGPSGLGEYLDACLRYSETRLSYSIKVHRVKTGIVCEDSEFYMMAAPLKHKVTAHGYRLVERDRAGKFDVDKAIAMNIPAGPIFGELKQGKIVTLPDGRKIDGKEFCGAPQIGRKIAYCTDTIFCDSSVELAQNADVLIHETTFAHQDSDMAFQRLHSTSTMAAQVALLANVKQLIMTHFSPRYAPGNAILLEDLVNEARMIFANTIPAHDFMTYEIMPSQS, encoded by the coding sequence ATGCAGATCACTTTTCTCGGTACTAGTTCGGGGGTTCCCACTCGCGGACGCAATGTCTCTAGTGTGGCAGTGCGTTTACCTCAACGTGCTGAGGTATGGTTGCTCGACTGCGGCGAGGCAACTCAACACCAGTTACTCAGAAGTGATGTGAAAATTAGCCAAATCACCAAAATTTTCATCACGCATATGCATGGTGATCACATTTTTGGTTTACCGGGACTATTAGCTAGTTGTGGTATGGCAGGCAATGTCAGCCATATTGATATTTATGGTCCTTCGGGTTTGGGGGAATATCTCGACGCTTGTTTACGCTATAGCGAGACAAGACTATCCTATTCGATCAAAGTACATCGAGTGAAGACTGGTATAGTCTGCGAAGATTCAGAATTCTATATGATGGCAGCCCCTCTCAAACATAAGGTAACAGCCCATGGTTATCGTTTAGTAGAACGAGATCGCGCAGGTAAGTTTGATGTCGATAAGGCGATCGCCATGAATATTCCCGCAGGTCCAATTTTTGGTGAATTGAAACAGGGCAAGATTGTTACCCTACCTGATGGACGCAAAATCGATGGTAAGGAATTCTGCGGTGCTCCTCAGATTGGACGGAAGATTGCCTATTGCACGGATACGATCTTTTGTGATAGTTCGGTGGAGTTAGCGCAAAATGCTGATGTTCTAATTCATGAGACTACTTTCGCTCATCAAGATTCCGATATGGCTTTTCAGCGTTTGCACTCCACTAGTACGATGGCAGCCCAAGTGGCACTTTTGGCGAATGTAAAGCAATTAATCATGACCCATTTCAGTCCACGCTATGCCCCCGGCAATGCAATTCTATTGGAAGATCTGGTAAATGAGGCAAGGATGATTTTTGCAAATACAATTCCTGCCCATGATTTTATGACCTACGAAATTATGCCTTCGCAGTCTTGA
- a CDS encoding NAD(P)H dehydrogenase subunit NdhS: MQPIIFPGSAVRVVNEGDTYYGFQGQVQRVTDGRVAVIFGGGNWEKIVSFRTNELELIDTTVSSKAKKK, translated from the coding sequence ATGCAGCCAATCATTTTTCCGGGTTCAGCAGTGCGGGTTGTAAATGAGGGTGACACCTATTACGGATTTCAAGGTCAAGTACAGCGTGTGACTGATGGTCGAGTTGCCGTGATTTTTGGTGGTGGTAACTGGGAAAAGATTGTGTCATTTCGCACTAATGAGTTAGAACTGATCGATACGACTGTTAGTTCTAAAGCTAAGAAAAAATAA
- a CDS encoding DUF7734 family protein gives MSINQGQQLEVYSSQHPQEVLLVKLKIADELDEVMVFKGFSSSLVRSTAFDPDVPVIPDHAEIITIDRLTAPYKPNHPNYIQQGITWEEFKDYL, from the coding sequence ATGTCTATAAATCAGGGTCAACAGCTAGAAGTATATAGCAGTCAACATCCTCAGGAAGTCCTGCTCGTCAAATTAAAAATTGCTGACGAACTCGATGAAGTCATGGTTTTTAAGGGGTTTTCGAGTTCTTTAGTGCGATCGACTGCCTTTGATCCTGATGTCCCCGTAATTCCTGATCATGCTGAAATTATCACCATTGATCGCCTCACCGCGCCCTACAAACCAAATCATCCTAATTACATCCAACAAGGGATAACATGGGAAGAGTTTAAAGATTATTTGTGA
- a CDS encoding SPFH domain-containing protein yields MEATIFSIVFALLSGTYIYRSFRIIEEGQIALVERFGKYQKTMEPGINIVLPFLDRVTLIKSAREQVLEISPQPCTTSDSVSVSVSGVMYWQITDLKQARYNIENVDKSLVVSLATQIQTQIGRCDLDNIIGGQERINDEILEGISSDTKDWGIKVLRVRLGEITIPTSVLQSMEKQKAAEIEKKAMISLSEGEKTSEIKKAEAEALSNKVLAESERQVQLEQAEAMALSIERIAEAIANHTHGRDAVQYLLAQKYLEMGQAIGQSPSSKVLFMDPHSIPGAIQSLLAMTDNKMAEVIAKQPFGAVSNIPPTLRNLPESKPPLPEIKPFNPPSDNEKFTPPPQE; encoded by the coding sequence ATGGAAGCAACTATTTTCAGTATTGTTTTCGCTCTTTTAAGTGGCACTTATATCTATCGCTCCTTTCGGATTATTGAAGAAGGGCAAATTGCACTGGTAGAGAGATTCGGTAAATATCAAAAAACGATGGAACCGGGGATTAACATCGTTCTCCCATTTCTCGATCGCGTTACTCTCATTAAAAGCGCCCGCGAACAGGTTTTAGAAATTTCACCACAACCCTGCACCACCTCCGATAGCGTCAGTGTCAGCGTCAGTGGAGTAATGTATTGGCAAATTACGGATCTCAAACAGGCGAGATACAATATTGAGAATGTGGATAAATCTCTCGTTGTTTCCCTTGCCACCCAAATCCAAACTCAGATTGGGCGATGCGATCTGGATAACATCATTGGTGGGCAAGAGCGGATTAACGACGAAATTTTAGAAGGCATATCTAGTGACACAAAGGACTGGGGCATTAAAGTTTTACGGGTCAGACTAGGCGAAATCACGATCCCGACCTCAGTACTGCAATCGATGGAAAAGCAAAAGGCTGCTGAAATCGAGAAAAAAGCCATGATCTCGCTGTCTGAAGGTGAAAAAACTTCCGAAATCAAAAAAGCGGAGGCGGAAGCTCTCTCCAATAAAGTCCTTGCCGAATCAGAGCGTCAGGTGCAGCTAGAACAGGCTGAGGCAATGGCTTTATCGATCGAGCGAATTGCTGAGGCGATCGCTAATCATACTCATGGCAGGGATGCAGTGCAATATTTATTAGCTCAGAAATATCTAGAAATGGGTCAGGCGATCGGTCAAAGTCCGAGTAGTAAAGTTTTGTTTATGGACCCCCATTCCATACCAGGGGCAATTCAATCTTTATTAGCGATGACTGATAACAAGATGGCTGAGGTGATCGCTAAGCAACCCTTTGGAGCCGTTAGCAACATTCCCCCAACCCTACGCAATTTGCCTGAATCTAAACCCCCGTTACCTGAAATTAAACCCTTTAATCCACCATCAGATAACGAGAAATTTACTCCACCTCCCCAAGAATAG
- a CDS encoding ferredoxin-thioredoxin reductase variable chain — MKVGDRVRVKTQLSVFHHPEHKGNSFEITGLEGEVVRIHTEWHGRPISPNYPYEVRFTPRFVTHLSDHEIELVS; from the coding sequence ATGAAGGTTGGCGATCGCGTTCGTGTAAAGACACAACTCAGTGTCTTTCATCATCCTGAACACAAGGGTAACTCCTTTGAGATTACAGGACTAGAAGGAGAAGTTGTGCGTATACATACAGAGTGGCATGGTCGTCCGATCAGCCCCAACTATCCCTATGAAGTGAGATTTACACCTAGATTTGTGACACATTTAAGTGATCATGAAATAGAATTAGTCAGCTAA
- a CDS encoding Uma2 family endonuclease codes for MTAYTINLDPIVKLTREQFYDLCAANPELKLERNANGELVIMSPTGGETSAWNSDLNTDLSIWNRQERLGKVFDSSGGFSLPRGSDRSPDAAWIPIEKWNALSPEQRKKFLPLCPDFVIELLSPTDSWIKGLAKMQEYQDNGCRLGWLIDPESKRVAIYRLGQPVEILETPVSLSGEDVLSGFVLNLENIWSS; via the coding sequence ATGACCGCTTATACAATCAATCTCGATCCGATTGTGAAACTGACCAGAGAGCAGTTTTACGATCTATGTGCGGCAAACCCTGAACTTAAACTAGAGCGCAATGCAAATGGAGAACTCGTAATTATGTCCCCCACTGGCGGTGAAACTAGCGCTTGGAATTCTGATCTAAATACTGATCTAAGTATCTGGAATCGTCAGGAGCGACTTGGTAAGGTTTTCGATTCTTCTGGGGGATTTTCTTTGCCTAGAGGTAGCGATCGCTCACCAGATGCAGCATGGATACCCATTGAAAAATGGAATGCTCTTAGTCCTGAACAACGCAAGAAGTTTTTGCCACTATGTCCAGATTTTGTGATTGAGCTTTTGTCGCCAACGGATTCATGGATTAAAGGTTTGGCAAAGATGCAGGAATATCAAGATAATGGTTGTCGTCTAGGTTGGTTGATCGATCCTGAAAGTAAGCGTGTAGCGATTTATCGGTTAGGTCAACCTGTAGAAATTCTCGAAACACCTGTAAGTTTGTCTGGGGAAGATGTGTTATCAGGATTTGTGCTGAATTTAGAAAATATTTGGTCATCTTGA
- a CDS encoding ISNCY family transposase, protein MVEIFRQQLESLPDKRTGKNSRYGMEDAAMSAFSVFFTQSPSFLSYQRTMEQTKGRSNAQSLFGVHKIPTDNHIRDLLDPVQPKEMFPVFETILETIEQKGKLQGFRGFANNLLMALDGTEYFSSKQIHCHHCSSRKMKSGEIHYFHSVVTPVIVSPHQSQVIPLVPEFIVPQDGNDKQDCENTAAKRWLLQHGSKYSAFKVTVLGDDLYSRQPLCQMLLEQQFNFILVCRPESHPTIYEHIEGIALPTVVVNKWTGKVQETYTYQYVNGLPIKDGDDALLVNWCELTVTRPDGKVVYKNSFATNHLITEQTVVEIVLAGRTRWKVENENNNTLKTKGYNLEHNFGHGKEHLASFLATLNILSLLFHTLLELVDDKYQLLRSHLPTRKTFFNDLRALTRYLVFDSWDHLLTFMIQGLELDLPPNSS, encoded by the coding sequence ATTGTAGAAATTTTCCGACAACAACTAGAATCATTGCCAGACAAGCGGACAGGCAAAAATAGTCGCTATGGCATGGAAGATGCAGCCATGAGTGCATTCAGTGTATTTTTCACTCAAAGTCCATCATTCTTGTCTTACCAGCGGACAATGGAGCAGACAAAAGGGCGAAGCAACGCCCAAAGTTTATTTGGGGTGCATAAAATACCAACGGATAACCATATCCGAGACTTGCTAGACCCAGTGCAACCTAAAGAAATGTTTCCAGTGTTCGAGACAATCTTGGAGACGATAGAGCAAAAGGGGAAACTGCAAGGATTTCGAGGATTCGCCAACAATCTATTAATGGCGCTAGATGGGACAGAGTACTTTAGTTCAAAACAAATACACTGTCACCATTGTTCGAGTAGGAAAATGAAATCAGGAGAAATTCATTATTTTCATAGCGTAGTTACGCCAGTTATCGTCAGTCCACATCAATCGCAAGTGATTCCCCTAGTACCAGAATTTATTGTGCCGCAGGATGGAAATGACAAGCAAGACTGTGAGAATACAGCCGCCAAAAGATGGTTGTTACAACATGGCAGTAAGTACAGTGCATTCAAGGTAACTGTTTTGGGTGATGACCTTTATTCTCGCCAACCCCTCTGCCAAATGCTATTAGAGCAACAGTTCAACTTCATCTTAGTCTGCCGCCCCGAATCTCACCCCACTATCTATGAGCATATAGAAGGGATTGCTTTGCCAACGGTGGTTGTCAATAAGTGGACAGGGAAAGTTCAAGAGACCTATACCTACCAATATGTCAATGGGCTACCTATCAAAGATGGTGACGATGCTTTGCTGGTTAACTGGTGTGAACTAACTGTGACTAGACCTGATGGCAAGGTAGTTTACAAAAACTCTTTTGCCACCAATCACCTGATTACTGAGCAAACAGTGGTGGAAATCGTGCTGGCTGGTCGTACTCGTTGGAAAGTGGAAAATGAGAATAACAATACTCTCAAAACTAAGGGCTACAACCTAGAACACAACTTTGGACATGGCAAGGAGCATCTTGCTTCATTCCTAGCCACCCTCAATATTTTGTCCCTACTATTTCACACGTTATTGGAATTGGTCGATGACAAGTACCAGTTATTGCGCTCTCATTTGCCAACCCGCAAAACCTTTTTTAACGATTTACGCGCCTTGACTCGATATCTTGTTTTTGATAGTTGGGATCATCTTTTGACTTTTATGATTCAAGGTTTGGAGTTAGATCTCCCTCCCAACAGTAGTTAA
- a CDS encoding GNAT family N-acetyltransferase: protein MQRQSSSFIIRHASSRDVGHVSDILTESFYRRHDHKVNFLLRYFTDLVYPLLRYGIMLDLNSRFSEQTPCYACLVATHTANKSQAIASLEICMRYVPTKSYRGFWLGRTMQQYPYIFNLAVHPKWRRRGVAKQLLRAAEQTVKQWGFSRLYMHVLEDNHPARNLYDEIGYRIHDQEGAFNYWLLGQPRRFLLQKKIGATK from the coding sequence GTGCAAAGACAATCTTCCTCGTTTATCATTCGTCACGCTAGTTCTAGGGATGTTGGTCATGTGTCAGACATTTTGACCGAAAGCTTTTATCGGAGACACGATCACAAAGTCAATTTTTTGCTGCGCTATTTTACGGATTTAGTCTATCCACTGTTGCGCTATGGAATTATGCTCGATCTCAATAGTCGCTTTAGTGAGCAAACACCTTGCTATGCCTGTCTTGTCGCTACTCATACTGCCAACAAGTCCCAAGCGATCGCTTCATTAGAAATTTGTATGCGCTATGTACCAACAAAATCCTATCGCGGCTTTTGGCTCGGGCGCACCATGCAGCAATATCCCTATATTTTTAACTTAGCAGTGCATCCAAAATGGCGACGAAGGGGGGTGGCAAAGCAACTGCTCCGAGCCGCCGAGCAAACCGTAAAACAATGGGGGTTTTCGCGATTGTATATGCATGTGCTAGAGGATAATCATCCAGCGCGTAATCTGTATGATGAGATTGGTTATCGCATCCATGACCAAGAAGGTGCCTTCAATTATTGGCTACTGGGGCAGCCTAGAAGATTTTTATTACAGAAAAAAATTGGTGCTACTAAATAG